CCTATGATGAGAACGGATTTGATGGAGTTGTCTTTAGGCATTGGGGCGGTATGTATAAATTGCCCAAAGTTAGCGGAAAATGTTCGGGGCCACAAGAAAAAAAGGCCAGCGCGCCGTTTTATTTAAAACCAGCGCCGGAAGGCAGCCACCAGACCACCACCGCCTACGCAAGTATAAACACGGCTGTCAGTCCTCTTCCTCCAAGATAAACAGCTCGTTTACACTCACCCCAAAGAAGGCCGACATTTTAAGTGCCAGCAACGTGGAGGGCAGGTATTTATTTTTCTCAATGGCGTTGATGGTCTGCCGGCTTACCCCAAGGGCCTGGGCGAGTTGTTCCTGCGTAATGTCTTTTTTTGCGCGCTCCACCTTAATGCTATTCCGCATCAGCAGTCAATTTTTTGCGCATGTAGTGCAGGTTGTACCGGAAGGAGCCATAAATGTAGGCAAGCAGCAACAGAAGGGTGCCCAGCATACCACCTACATCGGGCATAATGCTGTTTTTGCCCATAATCAAAGTATAAATGTTGGCATAGAACGGGAGCAACAGCAGCGCAACCACCAGAAAATACACGCCACTCACTAACGACTTATACCGAAGGCTCTGCACCATCTCGTCTTCCTGCCGCTCTTCCGAAAAAACCAACAGCGCCAGCGCCACGATAAGCGGATAATAAACGATCGAGTAATTCCACTCACTGAAAAAAGCCCTCGGATCGGCTATACTTCCCGTTGCAAGCAACAGGCCAAC
Above is a window of Pontibacter akesuensis DNA encoding:
- a CDS encoding helix-turn-helix transcriptional regulator, producing the protein MRNSIKVERAKKDITQEQLAQALGVSRQTINAIEKNKYLPSTLLALKMSAFFGVSVNELFILEEED